A genome region from Coffea arabica cultivar ET-39 chromosome 7e, Coffea Arabica ET-39 HiFi, whole genome shotgun sequence includes the following:
- the LOC140011356 gene encoding uncharacterized protein has protein sequence MRSGQCNFWFDNWLGFGPLCQWLQSVSDHLVRDFVLNGRWNQYLLRLWVPDDIVSEIVTKAAPVGSANDRAMWTLTESGDFSIASTYVLLGSQTPSSFMFDRVWHPVIPIKISFFMVRLLRDRLPMASSLGRL, from the coding sequence ATGCGGTCGGGGCAgtgtaatttctggtttgacaATTGGTTGGGGTTTGGTCCTCTGTGTCAATGGTTACAAAGTGTTTCCGATCACTTAGTTAGGGATTTCGTATTGAATGGAAGGTGGAATCAATACTTGCTGCGGCTTTGGGTTCCCGATGACATAGTCTCAGAGATAGTTACCAAAGCTGCCCCAGTGGGGTCCGCGAACGATCGTGCGATGTGGACCTTGACGGAGTCAGGGGATTTTTCCATTGCTTCCACATACGTGCTGCTTGGTAGCCAGACCCCTTCTTCTTTCATGTTTGATAGGGTTTGGCACCCTGTAATCCCAATCAAGATATCATTCTTCATGGTAAGACTGCTGCGGGATCGGTTGCCGATGGCGTCGTCGCTAGGAAGATTGTAA
- the LOC113700837 gene encoding uncharacterized protein, with protein sequence MKEVIRDVTQVQFVNNYNRNAPNNPYSNTYNPGWRNHPNFGWKDQGNQQRPTNPPGFQPRQPQAETKPSWEIAVEKLAKVTSDRFERVEGRLDQLAGMYRNLEVQIGQIANVINNRNPGELPSKTEVNPREHVNAIILRSGKTVEGFDFENSGGEKDKKQAIEGEQESQNDHVIIDIDALHPKLNSNVIPFPHRLKKDGQDREFEKFFKMFKQLHINIPFIDAITQIPSYARFLKDIMSKKRKIVDNEMIALTEECSALIKNKLPPKLKDPGSFSIPCTIGQLHFSNALCDLGASVSLMPLSVARRLGLQELKATNITLQLADRSITHPMGILENVLIKVRQSIIPVDFVVLDIEEDVRMPIILGRPFLATARTIIDVEKGKLILRVNGEELEFNLDNKEGNIEPTALVSNMPYDEKVNQERTKEVKFINVLGLAIEGKDDHLR encoded by the exons atgaAAGAGGTAATACGAGACGTCACGCAG gtacaatttgtcaataattacaacCGAAATGCTCCAAATAATCCCTATTCGAATACTTACAATCCggggtggagaaatcatccaaactttggatggaaAGATCAAGGCAATCAACAAAGGCCAACCAATCCGCCGGGATTTCAACCAAGGCAACCACAGGCTGAAACTAAACCAAGTTGGGAGATCGCGGTGGAAAAACTTGCTAAGGTGACTTCGGATAGATTCGAGCGAGTTGAGGGGCGGTTGGACCAATTAGCTGGGATGTACAGAAACTTGGAGgttcaaattggtcaaattgccaATGTGATCAACAATAGAAACCCTGGTGAATTACCAAGTAAAACCGAAGTGAATCCGAGAGAGCATGTCAATGCAATCATTCTTAGAAGCGGTAAAACGGTTGAGGGATTCGATTTTGAAAATTCAGGTGGTGAAAAAGACAAGAAGCAAGCAATTGAAGGGGAGCAAGAAAGTCAAAATGATCATGTTATCATTGATATTGATGCACTTCATCCCAAATTAAATTCTAATGTGATACCTTTTCCTCACAGGTTGAAGAAAGATGGACAGGATCGGGAGTTtgaaaagttcttcaaaatgtttaaacaattgcacattaacattcctttcaTTGATGCTATAACACAGATTCCCTCTTATGCACGTTTCTTGAAAGACATCATgtcaaagaagaggaaaattgtAGATAATGAGATGATAGCATTAACGGAAGAGTGTAGTGCATTGATTAAGAATAAACTCCCTCCTAAATTGAAAGATCCGGGAAGTTTTTCTATTCCTTGCACTATTGgtcaattgcatttttctaatgCTTTATGTGATTTAGGTGCAAGTGTGTCACTTATGCCGTTATCGGTTGCCCGGAGATTGGGACTTCAAGAGCTAAAAGCTACCAATATTACATTGCAATTGGCGGATCGGTCAATCACACATCCCATGGGTATTTTGGAAAATGTGCTCATAAAGGTAAGACAATCTATAATACCTGTGGATTTTGTTGTCTTAGATATTGAAGAAGATGTGAGAatgccaattattctaggacGACCGTTTTTAGCCACTGCACGAACTATAATTGATGTAGAAAAAGGTAAGCTTATATTACGGGTTAATGGTGAGGAATTGGAATTCAATTTGGATAATAAAGAAGGGAATATAGAGCCTACTGCTCTTGTTTCTAATATGCCATATGATGAAAAGGTTAACCAAGAAAGGACCAAAGaagttaaatttataaatgtcctTG GGTTGGCAATTGAAGGCAAGGATGACCATTTGAGGTGA
- the LOC140011357 gene encoding uncharacterized protein, with amino-acid sequence MVQVYWEQPYAGFPLQVLCCKLKWLRGTIRDWNRRVFGDIFQTVRQKEEDVRLAEVRVENDDSDAARMHLHLAKGQLRAALRVEELFWKQKARIIHKIRNGQGEWVESEEEIGAEAVWYFEGLFMDQHPASSSDLLQHIPTILTDEENDLLEQFPSKAEIRSAVFAMDGESASGPDGYTGKFFTVAWSVIGADVVSAVCSFFCGAELPCAVTTTSIALISKVGHLQDFSQFQLISLCNFVNKLISRVLADRLAQVLPKIISPQQSGFVRGRLISDNFLLAQELLSNMGRTSRNADVALKLDMLKTIEDYEAISGQEINVQKYGFMVHAKLPSQCVARVRRVTGFGLKSFPVRYWDLLFVGRRKCLYFMELVQSVTSKISSWSSRFLSNGGRIVLIKHVLSAVSTHLLAASYPLKGVLALVERAMVNFLWGEREGGLQHHWIKWADLCADSSQRGLVFGRYWMFIQHSRSNCGGVSVQVMFMGDIYENQILSAESSMHGRGSARQFIYVEALATNS; translated from the exons ATGGTCCAGGTTTATTGGGAGCAGCCGTACGCTGGCTTCCCTTTGCAAGTTCTGTGTTGCAAATTAAAATGGCTGAGGGGTACTATACGGGATTGGAATAGGAGGGTTTTTGGGGATATCTTTCAGACAGTTAGGCAAAAGGAAGAGGATGTGCGGCTGGCGGAGGTTCGCGTAGAAAACGATGATTCAGATGCTGCTAGGATGCATTTACATCTTGCCAAAGGTCAGTTGCGGGCGGCCTTGAGAGTGgaggagttgttttggaagcagAAGGCTCGG ATCATTCACAAGATTAGAAATGGTCAAGGGGAGTGGGTGGAGTCGGAGGAGGAGATTGGAGCAGAGGCGGTATGGTACTTCGAGGGGTTGTTTATGGATCAGCATCCAGCATCTTCCTCTGATTTGCTTCAGCATATTCCAACAATTTTGACTGATGAGGAGAATGATTTGCTGGAGCAGTTTCCCTCTAAGGCAGAGATTCGAAGTGCAGTGTTCGCGATGGATGGGGAGAGTGCATCGGGACCCGATGGATATACGGGCAAATTCTTTACGGTAGCATGGTCAGTTATCGGTGCGGATGTGGTTAGCGCAGTGTGTAGTTTTTTTTGCGGGGCTGAGTTGCCTTGTGCTGTTACAACGACCTCCATTGCACTTATTTCTAAGGTTGGGCACCTACAGGATTTTTCACAATTTCAGCTGATTAGCTTGTGTAACTTTGTTAACAAGTTAATTTCGCGAGTTTTGGCAGATCGCTTAGCCCAAGTCCTTCCAAAGATCATATCCCCACAGCAGAGTGGATTTGTTCGGGGGCGGCTTATATCAGATAATTTCTTGCTTGCACAAGAATTGCTCTCTAATATGGGGAGAACCTCCAGAAATGCCGATGTTGCTCTGAAATTAGATATGTTGAAG ACAATCGAGGACTATGAAGCAATTTCGGGACAGGAGATTAATGTTCAAAAGTACGGGTTCATGGTGCATGCTAAACTGCCTAGTCAATGTGTGGCAAGGGTTCGACGGGTAACTGGGTTTGGTCTTAAGTCGTTTCCTGTGCGTTACTGGGATCTGCTTTTTGTGGGGCGCCGGAAGTGCCTATATTTCATGGAGCTGGTACAGTCAGTCACTTCTAAAATTTCATCATGGAGTTCCAGATTTCTATCCAATGGGGGTCGGATCGTACTCATCAAACACGTACTGTCAGCAGTCTCGACTCACTTATTGGCAGCTTCATATCCTCTGAAAGGAGTCCTAGCCTTGGTTGAACGGGCTATGGTAAATTTTCTCTGGGGGGAGCGAGAAGGTGGCCTCCAACATCATTGGATCAAGTGGGCAGACCTGTGTGCCGACTCGTCACAGAGGGGGTTGGTGTTTGGTCGTTACTGGATGTTCATACAGCATTCTCGCTCAAATTGTGGTGGCGTTTCTGTACAGGTGATGTTTATGGGCGACATTTATGAGAACCAAATATTGTCGGCAGAGTCATCCATGCATGGTAGGGGTAGTGCAAGGCAGTTCATATATGTGGAGGCGCTTGCTACAAATTCGTGA